The genomic segment tattttttatttttttgatatgcataaattatttatattaaatattttattatttaatttattatttattggaggaaaatggtcaagaattctttaattttttttggaggaaaatggacagtggaggaaaacggtatctcgtttttggagggAAATGGCTACggccatattaatattaaattcgtaAGCCGTCAACTAGCAGTCATCatcgaatttttaaatatatatcatatttatttttcataagaattttttatttatattttaattttgtttatttaattagaatttagatcataccgggtgattcttttatcattgaacactcattatttcaaaaagtgtacatttttttgaaaatatttttttagatagtttcaagtcacttataaaacaacgtttttcttaaaaaattatattttttaaaatattttttatccttataatttttttaggttttttacttttttgaacgacaacatagggttttaattttatattccaaagcagaatatttttcttaataatttgatacatgaaaatcgaattttgggTGAGTAGTTtacgagttataaatattcaaagttttgatgagcggagtggagtggtacggggttaccccgcgaaatgtttgtccacttctccgctcatctaaactttgaatatttataatatttttttatagctatgtgaaaaaatattttcaaaaaaatttacactttttgaaataatgagtgttcaatgataaaagaatcacccggtatacattaatatttctatGATTTATTACACTAACTGTAAcatatgttataggtacctatatttatatcctcatatattaaataataagtaataaaacaaaattaatatatcatcgTCAAGTATACAATTGAtgtggttttttaaaaatagtttaggtGGTTTTTTTAGATTTCTAGAACTTTTTTGCTTCATTTAAAGTGCTAGAAATTGTGCCTAAAAatcagtgtttggcaagttccttaaaaaaaggGATTCGTTCCGTTCGTTGTTCATTAAAGAAAAGAATTCATTCCTTTGTCGTTCTTTTTTTAGttccgaataaaatataaattcttatttaatcattaatgttttctttttcatatgcatacttctttaattttgaattataatatatacctacaagtaggtgcatatttcataattctattttgagattttcttcaaaattaaattgttggccgaCGTATGTCGACTGTCTGATCTAtcgtttattgttaaaaataattataacatatatgtactcatttctatataaattgtaacttataacttatgaaaaatattaataaagtgacTAATATAttcgataacgatcactaattggcaatatacattatacatattgaaaaatatatatcttaatttcaattatttacatatctgTGTGAACTATTGGAACTAGAAACGAatggaaaatattgttttttttaattgaaaataagaaCTCGTTCATtgtctcttttttttttaaaaaaaaaggaattcgttcaacgttatgtttttaaaaatgaattcgttccaggaatacgttccttccaaacactgccCAAAATTAATCTCATAGTGTCCTTTTAGGAGGGTGTCACCCTGCCCGCAATTCGGCAATTGTGGCACTGGCCATatagtaagtacatattattattaagtaatctGTTTGgctgtatatcgtatataattatGCCATATggctataaataatacatatatagatagttacctacttacttttaaccattgattatataatcaatacttttaacagtataatatgttaacctGCATGGCATTATGGCTAgcataatacctaggtataagtaggtacctacatacattttaaatgtattataatatattatggatgaGGCCTGTAGgctgcaaaatattatattttatgattgacgCTTGGCAGATGAAAGTTCAAACAAAACAtagatagatacctacctaataatactgtattacaaatttaaaacaatattaattattaattaaagatttataacaatgtatgtattattattataacataaaaatctaCTCAAGACGTTTTAGATTCAATATTGCCAATAATTATATTcgaatagtaaaattattgaatattattgttgtccaaGTTTGCATCTTCGTCCAAAACACTAGTATATATTTCTTTCAGTTTACTTATTTGTCCTTCGAagacctaaaaaaattaatttctcatAATCAAGGCCGGATTCAGACATGCTGTGACACCATTGCtggcatttaaaatatacctaccttaatgataatttatttacataggtattaggtaaacatacttaagtacctataaacattaaaattctaCGCGTTTTTAAAAACTTGAGCCTGGGGTAGATGTCCTCTCTTTACCCCTTTCATTCAgtcctacttatatattttatacaataatattttatttatgtttagtaTAAAACGAATAAAGCACCTACGAACCTTGataaaaacatgaataaataaaatgatatatttctgaaatagtgaaatgtaggaataatattattatgaattgtgaTCATAGATAGAtatcttacaaattataatatataggtacatattcagtggcgtatttacgatTGTATcttctatatcataatataatctaatttattCGTGATACCAAATAttcttcaataaaaaaaaaacagatttttgtcatcaatataataacattttttttcttatttccaaaattcaaaaaaatatttaagaagatTATAAATTCCCACGATGTGAGGAAGGAAACACAATAAACCTCTCACCCTCACCATACATACGGCACTGACGTACGTCACCATCCcctcattttcaaaatattgcaatttaattACGACGGGGGCTGGTGTGACAGTATTCAGTTAGTATTTACTTGCAAGACGCAACACTTCGGAGCTATGTAGGTAGTGTACTCGCATgtagtaagtataggtatattagtatttagtaggtaactattatatataacagtGCTGCGCACCTGCGCGGCCACGAATAAAATAGCTACCAAAATCCCAAAATTAAACTCCAAACCTACTGGCTATTTTTATccacacatatattttatcgtattcATAATCAGCATAAAAAATCActatcgattaaaaaaaatggtgcccATTAAAGTGATTGTATTTAGGTaccaataaaatagtttaattaatgaagtgctaattttaatatttaatattaaagggCGTCTCTGGTCTCACCCGCATGTGTTTTATAACTAACATACAGTACGCTAGTACAgctttgaaaatttgaattcaatagaaagtagaaccaattttgtgttattaGCTTTAAAATCAGATTGAATTGTGTATTGTCCTATATTATaagacttaaaagttaaaattaagaacattgtaataaataggtttctttatttgatatttacgaaattaaaatttttaagcaagttatgactttatgaatacctaggtatgtagaatattacaaattaaaaatgatcatataggtaacttaaaaattaaaatattgtaaaaaccaaCGAATAATCAGATTATATTTTAGAGGCGGGCAAAAGCAAACATTAAGGATTGCACTGGCACCTgttaggttaaaatataaataaaatgtcttcGAAAAATTAAAGGAATAATTCCCCCTCCCCATAATTGTGTGATGAAACCCGACCCTGTATTACTTTAAATTCACATGTTCTATAATAGTTCATTTCATTCTTATAATACAagctaatatgtaataacacaAATTTGGTCTTATCAAACTCAAATTTTCTATGTTGTAACCTTGTAGGTACATGTTTTTAAGACAGAACCTGGAGGGGTGCAAAGCCATCAAAATGtcttcaatttaaatgtataaataaaataaatgtacctgaTAAAACCGCATAAAAATATAGTGTACGTACATTCAATGTTTTCGTGTTCCAATTCCGCCGGAAACGATAAGCTTTTTCTTTGATCACCTTCAGAAGTTCTAGAGATATTaaaccttttaaaatataatcgtatataataataattaatatataataataatttaatttacatcaaataaaaaaaggttagtatttataattgtatttaacactattgctgaaaaaaaaaacaggaaaacaggaaaaatattaatatctattattaagaCAAACAAGAAATCATACATAAGGTAcataaggtattattattattataatatgcaattatatatttacctaataatcgACATTGACCTAATCTTAGTTTTTGTACTAAATCCAACATTTCCATacacaatttttctttataaagcAATTGCTCAAGATTCAAACCTatatcaatacaaatttaatttgattaaatttattaagtaaCTATATTACACTTCTTAAAATCAAACGTTACTGTTATTTTTCGACTTCCAAATAAATTTCAATCTTAAATCAATTACAAATGGGCTGtctttatgaatattgaatgacTTTAAAATTGCTTCAAAGCTTTTTGGACAGAATACACTTATGCTTTTCATTAAAGTCTCGACATCTTTATAGAAACATATCATTTCTGTACTCGATACTAATTTTGTGCACATTTTGCATTGCCAAATCGACTTCTTATCTAATGGATTGATTGGTAAAATGCGACCGTCACAATTTTTAACTATGCAATTCAGTGCTGCTAACTTAGTTCCAAATTCctatcgtaaaaataaaattaattaaaattaggaTATAGTTACAACGTTAAAACTGTGACTAcagtcatatattatgataactaaCTTCTGTGTCACAACATCTACTACAAGtgcaaataaattgttttgatgtCAACAAGTGATTTTGTCTTAGTGAAGTAGGCCAAATTGAATATGTGTAACTAGTAGTAATTTCCTGTCCTTTATATATCGGTAGGGAAGCTTTTGCGATCATTTGAAGTTTTTCATTAAAGTTGTGCATTGTGTTTGGAACACAACAATGGTTCATAAATGCTGCTACTGGGTACAGACCTTTCAAACTTGTTAATTTATTGGAACGATTTACtattgtttcaaaacaattagCATCCATTATTTTACAAGTAGTTAccattatttgttcatcttccTTATCTAATTCCATACTTATGTTTCTTTTCAGTTCttctacctaattataatattaaatattaaataatattaaataatataaaactatatacctatatgtctaGTGTCTACctatattttggtaaatatagtatgtatatgttATTGAAACGTTGGtagaaactataattatattttattgaacacgATTAAAAAAGTTCTaggtaaatagtaggtacctacctacttcgaTGTAAAATGTGTGAATGTAGGTatgttaattgatataataatataacaatacaaataatacaatcgtaatgagtacctattgtacatttaaatatttaataaatatattttattgacagttGATGAATCATATGGTGAGAGTGGTTTTCACCCCCTCTAGAGTATACCTGGATTTAACACCGGctaaggatatattattatgatatatttatattgctatgaaaatcattttttctacttttagAGGTAGTAAAAAGTAAGTAAAGTAATATAAGGACATACAGTAGATTGAAATAATTGTTGCCATAAACATTGAATTTGATGTAATTATATGTGAATAAATTATAGCAATAGGTTAAAacgttaaaagtttcaagtaccaaagataatattttaatataactaaaatcgttatttatactttatagtgtaaatatttaattttgtttaagttttaaaatgtctataaaaacattgtgcatatatatatatttttatattttggtttcagaataaactatttaaaaggaaacttctattacattttcaagctttttgaaccaacaattttttatcaacatgtatagaaaaaactagaaaagacattaattttaaatgtataatattatatacctgtagcTTAAAAGagtcaaactatttttaaaattaggtacatgaaattataatatcattacttggtgaaaattcaaaatatttacagttatgCGTTAttgaatcacaacaaaataagaaaatcgttcgaTAAGAAACCGTTAATTTACGCGTGAATATgtgaatattcaatttaatatcaaaaagtaatattcagaagcttattcaaaatatttgtaagttgatactaaactttttttttaattccaacaatcaaaacttatgagaaatcttgtattcaattatcaaagtttaggtataaatattaaaaattatatacttacatttttaaatataaaattatttgaaaattttcatcaatttgtcaaaattttaacttataattcttataagaaaattatttaaaaatgtattttcgatattttttaattgaaaactaaaaacttaagagaaagattatataaaatttcaagcattttgacccagcaataaaaaatgtatcgtcatttatcgaaaaaaaactaaaagcaATTTCAAATCTTAGCTTTCAGaacatttgtttttacataaaaaaaaatacagaactGGATATTGATGATTTGCTAATATTGTATGCATTTAAACGAggcaaattttttttcgtatgacTTGACATATTTAGGGcaaattatatgcataatagGCATGTTTATTGGTGTAAGGGATGATGTAGGAATGGGCCATTGTTGATAATACCCATGGATATATCACAAATTTATTAACAGACATAAGGTTTAGTCAGTTtagtgtatacagtatacgCCATAATATAGTAACCGATTCTAGCAGAGAggatgatttatataataaaccaacataatatgttaattatataaagctttaaaaatatatgtttctaATACCATTCCAGTTGCAAGTTGCTCATGTGTAAGGacattctttaaataaaatagattcgAATCCAACTGTGTTTTCTACCAATTTAGAACGCTCCTATCTTATGCCAATTTGTTATAGATACTGACAATCTTATAActtctgaaaacatattttaatttatgcaaagatgggcaagttaatgaaaataattaactcaagttaagttaagttaagaggacacaagatcgataagttaaaagttaatatagaaaaaacattaacttaactcagtttaaaaaaagttaatctatttttttatttaattagtatttaaatcacataaagagtgaatgtatctttctagtttctaatttataaattataaaaaacaattttattgaatttttatcataatgtacactgttaccattttacttttactttactattatttactaatttaaacaatactcatctcaaattaataatttaacaaataaatttttttatatcgtatagaaattgaatatcataatatgtgaagatgagtaggtacatgactttcatatatattataagttatataacattaaaacataacaataattattgtcaattatattaataatttaaaattattattaattttattaaatacatttataattgcaactcgcataatatataatttacaacttaataaaatatattaatatacacaaaataattatgttgtcaAGAAAATGTTAGTGATtttttattggattatttttattttatactgatatagtaatatttacgtaagtataaatgacaaatttcaaaatgttttcaacttggtggattttttaaaaattaacttagaaaagctaagttatttcaactgtaaattaaactagttaagtccATAAGTTGATTAggaaataaactaactagttaagttaaaaagttaaaaaaaattaactttttaacttaactttaactttttaactagttaattccCACCTTTGAATTTATGATGAAGGTAAATTGAAAACGACAATTCCTCTTCTTCGAAATCGAACTCTTAAAAATTACCTTTTCGGTTTTTgaacattcaaaattaaatttttaacttttgggtacctattaataatttttaaacgctaataatattgaaccaaatgaataaatattaaaatacgagAAAGTCGATTGCAAGCAAACTTCAtgaaaaatccaaatattttttcagaaataatatCGGATCGACGGATACATAAGTTCgtcaatataatttgcaaaagATTGATGCTttggacaaataaaaaaaaaactaaaaaatttaaattcatttagcgcgttattacttattgttgaCATCATGGACGTGCATGCACAGCTATTTCATAACACAAtcatacaaactatataatgatTACGTCGTATTACTATGTACGCGTCTTTTATACGCAACCTAACTACGTCTCTACGCAACGCTCagaaaattacctatattgaacTCCTGAAAAACGGATGATTCGAATCCCCGGTTCCAACAAAATTCATAAACTCAGAAATTATTAAGAAACCAAATCGTCAAgatggattaatatttaatagcaatAAGTACTTATGTCTTATGTCCTATTGAACAAGAATCtaactgtaatataaaattttataatttgtcatgagatttatattttatacaagttaAGATTTTGTTACTGATGCCTGATTGCTATTAGATAATGCggtatttacataatacctatatttataatttgtgaattagatgatataatttttttgtttaaaaaaaaatacctgtcAAATAAGTGGATATTTATAAACTGTACAAATTTGTctctatattattagttttaattgcCATACCAGCAAGtagtttatatttaagaaaatcaaatattatgtcaGACTATAAGATAATAGTAGTattggtatttaattaattacttcaatCATAGGTGATAGAACCTTGCAGggtaataatctatttttaagtttataggtTTTTTGATTACCATAAGTAAGTACGTACAatcaataaaatctaaaataaaaaaaaagttgttttatatGTGAAAGCGAAGCCAGGAGTGTTTTCGCTTCTCTATTATGGgccctttaaaaatatttatgcctCCATCCTCCAGCCATGAAAGTCTAATGTCtacgtttataatatgatatgagtaataggtatattttttgtcTCGCGTGCAActaaagtttaattttcaatgttgGTTGGAGTATTATAAGTGACTATTTTCTAACCAGCGGActgtaaatactttttttccaaTGGAAAAAAGTTCTGTCAAAGTCAGAATAGTAAACATGCACGtaggtatcaataatttttgtctaatatattaagtactatatatactatagctGATAGGTGGCCATGTGGGTTACTCTCTTGCTGCTCTATGAAAACCCTAAATTTGACTCTGAGAACAGTGAGAACAGTTCATTATAACCGTAATATCGACACATGCGTTTTCAGAGGCAGCAGAGGCATGACAAAAAATAGAAGGTATGTAGGGCTCTGTGAGAAGGCAGCCCTTCCCTGAAGTCATAAACGTCGCACCAGACTGAAAAAGCTTACTTCTAGCTCTTTTTGCACTCACACAACGTATTGTGTTTCAGGCAATAactacatttatgatttatccaTCATCACGTATGCAAGTTGGTAATAGGACCATATTTTTTCAACACACCACACTCCccagccataataatataatatgtataagaacCCGGCTTGtgagcatttttaatgttttaactttcttttatcacatatatttttagttaataaattaggtataccaAAAAGAAATACCTCAAACGTGAGTTTGTCCGTCGATTTCTTTTGCAACACGTCCAGGAAGTACCTGTACTTGCCATCCCTGATTGACAAGCCCCGGACGGCCGTGATCGCATTGTAAATGCCCACCGACCACGTCTGGCCATCGCTCTTGGTTTTCGGGCGTAACTGCCGGACATACCGACACTCGTCCCGGTGTTCGGGACGGTCGGCACACTGGCGTCCACACACTGGCAATCGACAACCACCCGGACATCCGGTTGGCGTCATCATTACAGCGTAGCACACTGCACACACCGGCCAGCTTCCGGTACCGTCCATGCCCATCGCTCTCGGCGAAACGATCAGTGGGACGTCCACGAATATCACATCACCCACGCTGTAGTCCCGGGTGGCCACAACGCCACGGCCGGCCACTGTTGCGGACCCAGTGCTGATCGTCCACCCACCATAGCCCTTGATGCCACCGTCGCCGTGGGACAGGTAATTCTTCACGCAATCGTTTATAGCGTTTATCtccatattatctattataccGTCCGAGTGGAACagaattataagaataatgtttTCTAATCGTATTCGTATTTTacgaatctaaaaaaaaaaaattgtataaaatagtataacatAATCAAAGGTGAGCaaggtaatgaaaaaaattatcttgaATTAGATAACTTCAGTTGACGTTAAGAGCATCcgatattataagttaattgtgaacaaacaaaatatttaacttaaaaagtttaaagttgatatagagaaaaatattaacttaacttatagtTCAAaggagttaattattttttttatttctattaaaatcatACATAAATAGTGATTGCTGTGtaactttcaattttttaaatctctaatatattttataaaaagtctAGAAGTTAGTATTTCAcagttagaataatataatgaaattaactTGCTATTATCTTAAAGTTATTATGGAAAGACATACCTGTTAattcggtttaaaaaaaataatctaccaACTCTTTTAATTAGTAGGTTGGTACCACAGATTCACACAAAAAGTATTTTGGGaccatctataatattatattagttatttattattttatcaagaaacaTAATGgacattattgtattaaatttttttttatttaaaactgctTGTACCTACTGTagttattatgtgtataaaacaatattaaaaccaacaatttcaaaaactaaGTTATTTGAACAgtcaattcaaattaaatttttaactaggtaggtagttCATAATGCCCACCTTTAaatatagatgatattatataccttctgAAAAAAactcgtacctacctatatgatgGCGTCTCATGTCACCACATGATATCTTCGGTATTAACAAACGGACAAAGATTCATCAAAATCTTCGCTGCAGCTGTATTCAATTAGGAGGTTGGCGCCTAcacttaaataacaatatacaatattatattaatatttgtaggtaAAAGCTGATCACATCTGAATTCTTGTACTAGGTATAGGTctgtagatataggtaggtacctacttattagcgGTATGAAAGTGTACTGAAATTACTCGTTGATTCATCCCAAGTAATAAATCGTCACGCGAAATGGCAAAGTGACAGTTTTGTGCGCTGTATATAAAGCCGTGAGTTTCACCACGACTATCGATATCGAAATAGATCGTCGCCagtaataattatgtgttaCGATGAAATAGCAGTTAACGACTTCTGGACGATGGCCAATCACGTCTTTTCGCGTAGATAGGTATCTACCGGTGGCTAAAATTAACCAAATTAACCgaccaaaattgttttttttttattaaagtattactatatatacacatacaaaaaataaaaaacacttaTAAAGAACgacttttgtttttagattcagagcggagcgatgaatgtattgattttacaatgatgtgtgcttttttattttttatttttaattttaatttttgtgtctgtcacccccttttggagcagtaaagctacttcgattttcttcaacagtatcttgttcgatgggaaagtgaatctagttggtgcatttaggaagtcaaaatttaaaattttcagtagttttcaaaaccggaaatttttaaacaacttttaactctaaaacaaatgacc from the Acyrthosiphon pisum isolate AL4f chromosome X, pea_aphid_22Mar2018_4r6ur, whole genome shotgun sequence genome contains:
- the LOC100575314 gene encoding SET domain-containing protein SmydA-8-like: MEINAINDCVKNYLSHGDGGIKGYGGWTISTGSATVAGRGVVATRDYSVGDVIFVDVPLIVSPRAMGMDGTGSWPVCAVCYAVMMTPTGCPGGCRLPVCGRQCADRPEHRDECRYVRQLRPKTKSDGQTWSVGIYNAITAVRGLSIRDGKYRYFLDVLQKKSTDKLTFEVEELKRNISMELDKEDEQIMVTTCKIMDANCFETIVNRSNKLTSLKGLYPVAAFMNHCCVPNTMHNFNEKLQMIAKASLPIYKGQEITTSYTYSIWPTSLRQNHLLTSKQFICTCSRCCDTEEFGTKLAALNCIVKNCDGRILPINPLDKKSIWQCKMCTKLVSSTEMICFYKDVETLMKSISVFCPKSFEAILKSFNIHKDSPFVIDLRLKFIWKSKNNSLNLEQLLYKEKLCMEMLDLVQKLRLGQCRLLGLISLELLKVIKEKAYRFRRNWNTKTLNVFEGQISKLKEIYTSVLDEDANLDNNNIQ